One segment of Halococcus salsus DNA contains the following:
- a CDS encoding uracil-DNA glycosylase family protein → MENVTDRTSNPFGMRPPCERFVPGYGDANADFHLVGDHPGVHGGVETEVPFTNAAGRRLLGVLASVGLLDDPDSDAPEVENLYCSYLHLCVADGEPSDDSYIDNERFFDAELRAIGAHVLLPVGERATRYVVRNYTARTIEPFEMGALHATEIRGSGWLVIPVRDPSEWDGDEAERLREALETLLATDYRRETDLGRFLPGEDTYFVR, encoded by the coding sequence GTGGAAAACGTCACCGACCGCACCAGCAACCCGTTCGGGATGCGCCCGCCCTGCGAGCGGTTCGTACCGGGCTACGGCGACGCCAACGCGGACTTCCATCTCGTCGGCGACCATCCGGGTGTTCACGGGGGCGTCGAGACGGAGGTGCCGTTCACGAACGCCGCCGGTCGCCGCCTGCTCGGGGTGCTCGCGAGCGTCGGCCTGCTCGACGACCCCGATTCCGACGCCCCCGAGGTCGAGAACCTGTACTGTTCGTACCTCCACCTCTGTGTGGCCGACGGCGAGCCCTCAGATGATTCGTACATCGACAACGAGCGCTTCTTCGACGCCGAACTCCGCGCTATCGGGGCCCACGTCCTCCTCCCGGTCGGCGAGCGCGCGACGCGGTACGTGGTCCGGAACTACACCGCCCGGACCATCGAGCCGTTCGAGATGGGGGCCCTCCACGCGACCGAGATCCGCGGGAGCGGCTGGCTCGTGATCCCCGTTCGGGACCCGAGCGAGTGGGACGGCGACGAAGCCGAACGACTCCGAGAGGCGCTCGAAACCCTGCTCGCGACCGACTACCGCCGCGAGACCGACCTCGGCCGGTTCCTCCCCGGCGAGGACACTTACTTCGTCCGGTAG
- a CDS encoding acyl-CoA synthetase translates to MATHNLPDYEAARESFSWTDIYDDADWDAPDELNIAHEVCDRHADGSGRVALEYAGVEGERETLTFDDLAERSNRFANLLEDQGVERGDRVFTYLPRIPAHYVALVGTLKRGAVFGGVNERFGPEGIAYRLVDCAATAVVTTAENRETVGRALADAPTVETVVTVDRGEGVEEGDVDYDRAMADASTEYDPVRTSGEDDALLYYTSGTTGLAKGVLHRHRWVAGVAATQRYAVDLRDDDLYWSTADLGWLTGPINTLGAWFWGTSQFAYEGEFSPQEWATLLAEYPISVLFSVPTAYRMLRANEDVLDEADLDLRHALSIGEPLSAGVVEWAEDALGVTILDTYGQTETGNMVINNYPTMEIRPGSMGKPLPGIDSAIVDPETGEVLPPGETGEIAHRGDFPCFFAEYWNNPGKTAACFVEGSDGRWYRSGDLAHQDEDGYFWFEGRADDVILSSGYRIGPFEVESSLGEHPAVAEAAVVPKPHPERGNIVKAYVVLADGYDPSDDLAEGIKTHVREELSAHEYPREVTFVDDLPKTVTGKIRRTELRDRTAEGDSTAD, encoded by the coding sequence ATGGCGACACACAACCTCCCCGACTACGAGGCCGCGCGCGAGTCGTTCTCGTGGACCGATATCTACGACGACGCCGACTGGGACGCCCCCGACGAACTCAACATCGCACACGAGGTCTGCGACCGCCACGCGGACGGGTCGGGCCGGGTCGCGCTGGAGTACGCCGGCGTCGAGGGTGAACGCGAGACGCTGACGTTCGACGACCTCGCCGAGCGCTCGAACCGGTTCGCGAACTTGTTGGAAGATCAGGGCGTCGAGCGCGGCGACCGGGTGTTCACCTACCTCCCCCGGATCCCCGCCCATTACGTCGCGCTCGTCGGGACCCTCAAACGCGGTGCGGTCTTCGGCGGGGTCAACGAGCGCTTCGGGCCGGAGGGGATCGCCTACCGGCTCGTCGACTGTGCGGCGACGGCGGTCGTGACGACCGCCGAAAACCGCGAGACGGTCGGGCGCGCGCTCGCCGATGCCCCCACGGTGGAGACGGTCGTCACGGTCGATCGCGGCGAGGGTGTCGAAGAGGGCGACGTCGATTACGACCGTGCGATGGCCGACGCGAGCACCGAGTACGACCCCGTGCGGACCAGTGGCGAGGACGACGCACTGCTGTACTACACCTCGGGGACGACGGGGCTGGCGAAGGGCGTGCTCCACAGACACCGCTGGGTCGCGGGGGTCGCCGCCACCCAGCGGTACGCGGTCGACCTCCGGGACGACGACCTCTACTGGTCGACCGCCGACCTCGGCTGGCTGACGGGCCCGATCAACACCCTCGGGGCGTGGTTCTGGGGGACGAGTCAGTTCGCCTACGAGGGCGAGTTCAGTCCGCAAGAGTGGGCTACCCTCCTCGCCGAGTACCCCATTTCAGTACTGTTCTCGGTCCCGACGGCCTACCGGATGCTCCGGGCCAACGAGGACGTCCTCGACGAAGCGGACCTCGACCTGCGCCACGCGCTCTCGATCGGCGAGCCGCTCTCGGCGGGGGTCGTGGAGTGGGCCGAGGACGCGCTCGGAGTCACGATACTGGACACCTACGGCCAGACTGAAACCGGCAACATGGTGATCAACAACTACCCGACGATGGAGATCCGGCCGGGGAGCATGGGTAAACCCCTCCCCGGGATCGACTCCGCCATCGTCGACCCCGAGACCGGCGAGGTACTCCCGCCCGGCGAGACGGGCGAGATCGCCCACCGCGGGGATTTCCCCTGCTTCTTCGCCGAGTACTGGAACAACCCCGGGAAGACCGCGGCCTGTTTCGTCGAGGGTTCGGACGGGCGGTGGTATCGCTCGGGTGACCTCGCTCATCAGGACGAGGACGGCTACTTCTGGTTCGAGGGCCGCGCGGACGACGTCATCCTCTCGTCGGGCTACCGCATCGGGCCGTTCGAGGTCGAATCCTCGCTCGGCGAGCATCCCGCAGTGGCCGAGGCCGCCGTGGTGCCCAAACCCCACCCCGAGCGCGGCAACATCGTGAAGGCCTACGTCGTGCTCGCCGATGGGTACGACCCGAGCGACGACCTCGCCGAGGGGATCAAGACCCACGTCCGCGAGGAGCTCTCGGCCCACGAGTACCCCCGCGAGGTGACGTTCGTCGACGACCTCCCGAAGACCGTGACCGGCAAGATCCGACGGACCGAGCTCCGGGATCGCACGGCCGAGGGCGACTCGACCGCCGACTGA
- the tpiA gene encoding triose-phosphate isomerase produces MFVLVNLKAYAADPVEIATVAHEVAEESGVRIAVAPQTAHLERVAETGVETWAQHVSPVEHGSHTGSALAEAVADAGAVGTLINHSEKRLKLADVDGAVAAAERAGLETVVCANNPEQVGAAAALGPDAVAVEPPELIGGDVSVSQADPDIVEDAVAAAEAVDDAVDVLCGAGVSTGEDLTAAGDLGAEGVLLASGVAKADDPRAALSRLVEPLS; encoded by the coding sequence ATGTTCGTTCTCGTCAACCTGAAAGCCTACGCCGCCGACCCGGTCGAGATCGCCACCGTCGCGCACGAGGTCGCCGAAGAGTCGGGCGTTCGTATCGCGGTCGCGCCCCAGACCGCCCACCTCGAACGCGTCGCGGAGACGGGGGTCGAAACGTGGGCCCAGCACGTTTCCCCTGTGGAACACGGTAGCCACACCGGGAGCGCGCTCGCAGAGGCCGTCGCGGACGCGGGCGCGGTCGGCACGCTGATCAACCACTCCGAGAAACGGCTGAAGCTCGCCGACGTCGACGGCGCGGTGGCGGCGGCCGAACGGGCGGGCCTCGAAACCGTCGTCTGTGCCAACAACCCCGAGCAGGTCGGCGCGGCGGCGGCGCTCGGCCCCGACGCGGTGGCGGTCGAACCGCCCGAACTCATCGGCGGCGACGTCTCGGTGAGCCAGGCCGACCCGGACATCGTCGAGGACGCGGTCGCGGCCGCCGAAGCGGTCGACGACGCCGTGGACGTGCTCTGCGGCGCGGGAGTCTCGACGGGCGAGGACCTCACGGCCGCCGGCGACCTGGGTGCCGAGGGCGTCCTGCTCGCGAGCGGCGTCGCGAAGGCCGACGACCCGCGGGCGGCGCTCTCGAGGCTCGTCGAACCCCTCTCGTAA
- a CDS encoding multiprotein bridging factor aMBF1, whose protein sequence is MVQCEMCGTETSSPKTVKIEGAELDVCGDCADFGTEVEQQSTSGTSTKYSTDSGGSSGSNGSGSTTSAGGSGGGRRRDMFDDMDEIVQDYDEQIRTARESAGLSQEELAKELNEKASLIRKLERGASLPSDSVQSKLERRLEITLTEGGVDDTEWEGGASTGAYTLGDVVQRKDS, encoded by the coding sequence ATGGTCCAGTGTGAGATGTGCGGTACGGAGACATCTTCCCCGAAGACGGTGAAGATAGAGGGCGCGGAGCTCGACGTCTGTGGGGACTGTGCGGACTTCGGCACCGAGGTCGAACAGCAGTCCACGAGCGGGACCTCCACGAAGTACTCGACCGATTCGGGTGGCTCCTCGGGGTCGAACGGGTCGGGCTCGACCACGAGCGCCGGCGGGTCGGGCGGCGGCCGGCGGCGCGACATGTTCGACGACATGGACGAGATCGTCCAGGACTACGACGAGCAGATCCGGACGGCACGCGAGAGCGCCGGGCTGAGTCAGGAGGAGCTCGCGAAGGAGCTCAACGAGAAGGCGAGCCTCATCCGGAAGCTCGAACGCGGTGCGAGCCTCCCGAGCGACTCGGTCCAGTCGAAACTCGAACGCCGGCTCGAGATCACCCTCACCGAGGGCGGCGTCGACGACACCGAGTGGGAGGGCGGCGCTTCGACGGGCGCGTACACCCTCGGCGACGTGGTCCAGCGAAAGGACTCCTGA
- a CDS encoding CDP-alcohol phosphatidyltransferase family protein: MTLDQYRSTADRLLNPFVGLAARAGLTPNGVSAIAFVLAAVAAVAYWLAGGDSWWYLIGAVLVGLNGALDLLDGALARRLGTASPAGDFLDHVLDRYADIVLVIGLALGVDRPVLGLVAVSGVFMTSYLGTQAQAVGLDRVYGGLLGRADRLVLIGLVTLVSGVVDLSVAGVTLVGALLAVLAVVGHVTAIQRCYHALAALSTPDR, encoded by the coding sequence ATGACCCTCGACCAGTACCGTTCGACCGCCGACCGGCTCCTGAACCCGTTCGTCGGCCTCGCCGCGAGAGCGGGGCTGACCCCGAACGGCGTGAGCGCCATCGCGTTCGTGCTCGCCGCCGTGGCGGCCGTCGCCTACTGGCTCGCCGGCGGTGACTCGTGGTGGTATCTCATAGGAGCGGTGCTGGTAGGGCTCAACGGCGCGCTCGACCTCCTCGACGGTGCGCTCGCCCGGCGGCTCGGCACCGCCTCGCCCGCCGGCGACTTCCTCGACCACGTTCTCGATAGATACGCGGACATCGTGCTCGTGATCGGACTCGCGCTCGGGGTCGACAGACCGGTACTGGGGCTCGTGGCGGTCTCGGGTGTGTTCATGACCTCGTATCTCGGTACCCAGGCCCAGGCCGTCGGGCTCGACCGGGTCTACGGGGGGCTCCTCGGGCGCGCCGACCGGCTCGTGCTGATCGGCCTCGTCACGCTCGTTTCGGGGGTCGTCGACCTCTCGGTGGCGGGGGTCACGCTGGTCGGCGCGCTGCTCGCGGTGCTCGCGGTCGTCGGCCACGTCACCGCGATCCAGCGGTGCTACCACGCGCTCGCGGCGCTTTCGACACCCGATCGGTGA
- a CDS encoding adenylate kinase family protein, with amino-acid sequence MRVAITGTPGTGKTTATRRLEDGSEEALDVVHLNDVIREEGFSTSTDETRDSLVADLDAVEEWLDERDPEGTELVESHLAHLLPADRVVVLRCHPDDLGSRLAERGESDASVAENRESEALDVVLAEAVERHGLDSVYEIDATDRTPEEVATEIERVVAGEREPSAGTVSFVDSLAEQP; translated from the coding sequence ATGAGAGTCGCTATCACGGGAACCCCCGGAACGGGGAAGACGACCGCGACGCGCCGGCTCGAAGACGGTTCTGAGGAGGCGCTCGACGTGGTCCACCTCAACGACGTCATCCGCGAGGAGGGCTTTTCCACCAGTACCGACGAGACCCGCGACAGCCTCGTCGCCGACCTCGACGCGGTCGAGGAGTGGCTCGACGAACGCGACCCCGAGGGAACCGAACTCGTCGAATCGCACCTCGCACACCTCCTCCCGGCCGACCGAGTGGTCGTGCTCCGGTGCCATCCCGACGACCTCGGCTCGCGGCTGGCCGAGCGCGGCGAGTCCGACGCCAGCGTGGCCGAGAATCGGGAGAGCGAGGCCCTCGACGTGGTGCTCGCCGAAGCCGTCGAGCGCCACGGCCTCGATTCGGTCTACGAGATCGACGCGACCGATCGAACCCCCGAGGAGGTAGCGACCGAGATCGAGCGCGTCGTCGCGGGCGAGCGCGAGCCGAGCGCCGGCACCGTCTCGTTCGTGGACTCGCTCGCCGAGCAGCCCTGA
- the hisC gene encoding histidinol-phosphate transaminase, with the protein MQPRDLSAHAVYAAGRGSEEVARELGLDPEGIVKLSSNENPFGPSPAAVEAIRDAASAIHTYPKSVHTDLVARIAERWDVASPQVWLANGGDGALDYLSRAFLDPGDAVLVSEPGFAYYAMTARYHHGQVRTYTLEKADGFAQTPENVLDPYDGERIVYLTSPHNPTGTEADLADIERIAEETGEDTLVVVDEAYGEFSNTPSALALVEGREGWDARDDVAVLRTFSKAYGLAGIRLGYAVVPEEWAEAYTRVNTPFAASSLACRAGLAALDDREHVEKTTETVEWSREYMTTELDAHTYPSAGNFVLVDVEDASAVAEAAKREGVIVRDCSSFGLPECVRVTCGTRESTERAVSVLNEVTG; encoded by the coding sequence ATGCAGCCACGCGACCTCTCGGCCCACGCCGTCTACGCGGCGGGTCGGGGGAGCGAGGAGGTCGCCCGCGAACTCGGGCTCGACCCCGAGGGGATCGTCAAACTCTCCTCGAACGAGAACCCGTTCGGACCGAGCCCGGCCGCCGTCGAGGCCATCCGCGACGCCGCGAGCGCGATCCACACCTACCCGAAGTCCGTCCACACCGACCTCGTGGCACGGATCGCCGAGCGATGGGACGTCGCCTCACCCCAGGTCTGGCTCGCCAACGGCGGCGACGGCGCGCTGGATTATCTCTCGCGTGCGTTCCTCGACCCCGGCGACGCCGTGCTGGTCTCGGAGCCGGGCTTCGCCTACTACGCGATGACCGCACGCTACCACCACGGGCAGGTCCGAACCTACACGCTCGAAAAGGCCGATGGGTTCGCTCAAACTCCGGAGAATGTTCTCGATCCGTACGACGGCGAGCGGATCGTCTACCTCACCAGCCCGCACAACCCCACCGGTACGGAAGCGGATCTCGCCGACATCGAACGCATCGCCGAGGAGACCGGTGAGGACACACTCGTGGTCGTGGACGAGGCCTACGGCGAGTTTTCGAACACCCCGAGCGCGCTCGCGCTCGTGGAGGGTCGAGAGGGTTGGGACGCCCGCGACGACGTCGCCGTCCTCCGCACCTTCTCGAAAGCCTACGGCCTCGCCGGCATCCGTCTGGGGTACGCCGTCGTTCCTGAGGAGTGGGCCGAGGCCTACACCCGGGTGAACACCCCGTTCGCGGCGAGTTCACTGGCCTGCCGGGCCGGTCTCGCCGCGCTCGACGACCGCGAACACGTCGAAAAAACTACTGAAACCGTCGAGTGGTCGCGCGAGTACATGACGACGGAGCTCGACGCCCACACCTACCCCAGCGCGGGGAACTTCGTGCTGGTCGACGTCGAGGACGCGAGCGCGGTCGCCGAGGCCGCCAAACGCGAGGGCGTCATCGTCCGGGACTGTTCGAGCTTCGGTCTCCCCGAGTGCGTTCGTGTGACCTGTGGTACCCGCGAATCGACCGAGCGCGCCGTTTCGGTTCTGAACGAGGTCACGGGATGA
- a CDS encoding creatininase family protein — MYLADQTWPDLGEYVANESLAVVPLGSTEQHGPHLPLATDHLIAESLAREAADRAEVLCTPTVNVGVSPHHRQFHGTMWVDPPAFRDYVESLSRNLSYHGIDRIIFVNAHGGNIVHLREVGRRLRDDGVAYALEWMWNDSIPDLVDDLFEHNGPHGGPKETAMIQHIAPELVHEVEFERARDEGVTDLTEIEMVVHGSRTFYDAIDNTESGVLGDQTDATPEKGEQLFEAAADQLVQLIDWVDDQPLDALMAKPHVDPQPGSGR; from the coding sequence GTGTACCTCGCAGACCAGACGTGGCCCGACCTCGGGGAGTACGTCGCGAACGAATCGCTCGCGGTCGTCCCCCTGGGATCGACCGAACAGCACGGCCCGCACCTCCCGCTCGCCACCGACCACCTGATCGCCGAGTCACTCGCTCGCGAGGCCGCCGACCGTGCCGAGGTGCTCTGCACCCCGACGGTGAACGTCGGGGTCAGCCCCCACCACCGCCAGTTCCACGGCACCATGTGGGTCGACCCGCCCGCCTTCCGGGACTACGTCGAGAGCCTCTCGCGAAACCTCAGCTATCACGGCATCGACCGGATAATCTTCGTCAATGCCCACGGGGGCAACATCGTCCACCTCCGGGAAGTCGGTCGTCGGCTCCGCGACGACGGGGTCGCCTACGCGCTCGAATGGATGTGGAACGACTCGATCCCCGACCTCGTCGACGACCTCTTCGAGCACAACGGCCCCCACGGCGGTCCCAAGGAGACCGCGATGATCCAGCATATCGCGCCCGAACTCGTCCACGAAGTGGAGTTCGAGCGCGCCCGCGACGAGGGGGTCACGGACCTCACCGAGATCGAGATGGTGGTCCACGGCTCGCGGACGTTCTACGACGCGATCGACAACACCGAGAGCGGCGTGCTCGGTGACCAGACCGATGCCACCCCCGAGAAAGGCGAACAGCTCTTCGAGGCCGCGGCCGACCAGTTGGTCCAGCTGATCGACTGGGTAGACGATCAGCCGCTCGACGCGCTCATGGCGAAGCCCCACGTCGACCCGCAGCCCGGAAGCGGTCGATAG
- a CDS encoding aminotransferase class V-fold PLP-dependent enzyme — protein sequence MDPLDLREEMPALDDVTYLNTGAASPVPRAVVEAATDEIEYQSYAAPAGEGMYPALFDSLETSREAVAGFLGADLDEVALTNSTADGISRIATALPWQAGDVVVRTDCEHSAGILPWERLRDVYGVEVRVLETHEGRVDLDDAKTVLDGADLLCLSSITWNYGTRFSVAELTDIAHDAGALTLVDAVQSPGQVDLDITEWGADFAVGAGHKWCCGPWGAGFLYVADDATDALEPTRVGYRSVAAPDDDAFEFAPGVRRLEVGTTSPAPHAGLRAALDALESIGLSTVEDRIERLTDRLKDGLDDDRLLSPREYESGLVTIADDDPEATVERLSEAGIAIRSLPSPAALRASVHVFNTADDVDTLLDAL from the coding sequence ATGGACCCGCTCGACCTCCGGGAGGAGATGCCGGCGCTCGACGACGTGACCTACCTCAACACCGGTGCGGCGAGCCCCGTGCCGCGTGCCGTCGTCGAGGCCGCGACCGACGAGATCGAATACCAGTCCTACGCCGCCCCCGCCGGCGAGGGGATGTATCCCGCGCTCTTCGACTCGCTCGAAACCTCGCGCGAGGCCGTCGCGGGCTTCCTCGGGGCCGACCTCGACGAGGTCGCGCTCACCAACTCCACCGCCGACGGCATCAGCCGGATCGCGACCGCGCTTCCCTGGCAGGCGGGCGACGTCGTCGTCAGAACCGACTGCGAGCACTCGGCTGGGATCCTCCCGTGGGAGCGGCTCCGGGACGTCTACGGTGTCGAGGTCCGCGTGCTCGAAACTCACGAGGGACGGGTCGACCTCGACGACGCGAAGACGGTCCTCGACGGGGCCGACCTGCTCTGCCTGAGTTCGATCACCTGGAATTACGGCACCCGGTTCTCGGTCGCGGAACTGACCGACATCGCCCACGACGCCGGTGCGCTGACCCTCGTCGACGCCGTCCAGTCGCCGGGCCAGGTCGACCTCGATATCACCGAGTGGGGTGCGGACTTCGCGGTCGGCGCGGGTCACAAGTGGTGCTGTGGGCCGTGGGGCGCGGGCTTCCTCTACGTCGCCGACGACGCGACCGACGCGCTCGAACCCACGCGGGTGGGCTACCGGAGCGTCGCCGCGCCGGACGACGACGCGTTCGAGTTCGCGCCGGGCGTGCGCCGGCTGGAAGTCGGCACGACCTCGCCCGCGCCGCACGCCGGTCTCCGGGCCGCGCTCGACGCCCTCGAATCGATCGGTCTGTCGACCGTCGAGGACCGTATCGAGCGGCTGACCGACCGGCTGAAGGACGGCCTCGACGACGACCGTCTCCTGAGCCCGCGCGAGTACGAGTCCGGCCTCGTGACCATCGCTGACGACGACCCCGAGGCGACCGTCGAGCGCCTCTCGGAGGCGGGGATCGCGATCCGGTCGCTGCCGTCGCCGGCGGCGCTCCGGGCGTCGGTGCACGTCTTCAACACGGCCGACGACGTCGATACGCTGCTCGACGCGCTGTGA
- a CDS encoding TrmB family transcriptional regulator yields the protein MDVTDHDDAVAALKRLGLSSYEAKVFVALQRIGRGAARDIDDVTDVPRSQVYGAAENLEKRGLIDVQRAEPIQYRAVDLDEARRRLRARIDDAEERAFGYLETARNELVDDDEAREEVWTITGRDAITDRVVRLASEAERRVVFGTDDERLVTDEVVAALDGFPGTAIVVSTTPAVRERFEGIEGVVTPSVTTLAEMGPDDRSSRILIVDGDTVLMAVRGEGTEDCTETAIWSANTGFASVFVGLFEEWLTEFFDG from the coding sequence GTGGACGTGACCGACCACGACGACGCGGTGGCGGCGCTCAAACGCCTCGGGCTGTCGAGCTACGAGGCGAAGGTGTTCGTCGCGCTCCAGCGGATCGGTCGTGGGGCGGCCCGCGACATCGACGACGTCACCGACGTCCCGCGTTCGCAGGTCTACGGCGCGGCGGAGAACCTCGAAAAGCGCGGGCTGATAGACGTCCAACGCGCCGAACCGATCCAGTACCGCGCGGTCGACCTCGACGAGGCACGGCGTCGGCTCCGCGCCCGGATCGACGACGCCGAGGAACGCGCGTTCGGCTACCTCGAAACCGCTCGGAACGAGCTCGTCGACGACGACGAGGCTCGCGAGGAGGTCTGGACCATCACCGGTCGGGACGCGATCACCGACCGGGTGGTCCGACTCGCGAGCGAGGCCGAACGGCGCGTGGTGTTCGGCACCGACGACGAGCGGCTGGTCACCGACGAGGTCGTCGCGGCGCTCGACGGCTTCCCGGGGACCGCCATCGTCGTGAGCACGACCCCGGCGGTCCGCGAGCGGTTCGAGGGTATCGAGGGGGTGGTGACGCCCTCGGTCACGACCCTGGCCGAGATGGGGCCCGACGACCGGAGCAGTCGGATCCTGATCGTCGACGGCGACACCGTTCTGATGGCCGTGCGTGGCGAGGGCACCGAGGACTGTACCGAGACCGCGATCTGGAGCGCGAACACGGGGTTCGCGTCGGTGTTCGTCGGGCTGTTCGAGGAGTGGTTGACCGAGTTCTTCGACGGCTGA